The following nucleotide sequence is from Apium graveolens cultivar Ventura chromosome 4, ASM990537v1, whole genome shotgun sequence.
tactcaggtgactctcaaaagccccctgttttacaaaaggacatcAATTTCATGATGTTCTTCAgattgttttgttgtttgagaaaagaatccaccaaacatgaaaatttatcagtttactgaatatttcatgagtattccttatgcaccttcatgtgcaaaacagtcttcacagactggaaggtttgagggtagtactcctgagggggagctatctaaatcctctccaattcaattggaggttcctcaagaaggaacaactcccctcataactctagcagaagctgtcttaccagtcaaagctagaagaacaattgcctatgacaatgtcataagaagggcaatcttagcacattcaagtgccagtgtgttgcaagacacacaagggtttgaggctggtgcacatggcagtaacccagtcaaatcccctccaatttaattggaggttcccactacaagtggaggacaacacactgtcacaaccatagagcaatctgtgagtcaaactgtgaccctagtcatagatgcttatgcatttttttggtgaaatgagtatgattagccctatatggtcttcctctaatcatatgatcacagactAACTCTTCTCatccacctcttatttctgtaggacaaacaacatttgagccttttatgtgaggataagagaaaagattgagtgaaaaacagagaataagagaggcaagatccttcctggaaaaaggaaaGGTAGAATTAGTGTCTGGATTTAGAAATCCTTGTGAGgtaactctgactcttaaaagtcatgagactagtgcagtgagaagtagtgagactacttattcaaaagatcAGAGAGCTTAGGTTTTTCCTATTCTAATCTACTTGGTAAACTCATCACTACAGACTTCACTAAAACTTGAAGCTGCTGATAGTGTTCTACATGAGCattgacaaaagcttgaacaatgtgcatctagctggataTTTCTTCTtgaagataatgtcaaaaagggggagaatataacTAAATGCCAAAACAACTTATGGATGCTGCCAGATTATAATATTCTTTTCTTGATAGGGGGAGAAGGAAGAATtaatctaaatgcaactcacaaaagaagaTCAGATGGGAAAATTGGGTTCTTGGGTTCTGCATTTACATAaaattttgacatcatcaatcataacttgtgcataatttcataatgaacaagttgggtgagattgtaatatataatggatgatgtcaaagattactgatactaacaatgtcattagcaatcagttatataatagatggtgtcaaagattactgatgctgacaatgtcattagcaatcaattatataatagatgatgtcaaagattactgatgctgacaatgtcataagcaatcagttaagcttggggccaaccctaagtaagttatattgtaaccttaatctgtaatttatacttgtaacatctaatgtctgtaaaatgtaaatggagcagactggagcatttttccctaaacagtgtcaagcctaagaattctatctggaagaagatcaagaaggtcatgcctcagaagaattttgaagaagcttggagttgaataattctgtttggtgaaaaacattcgaagtcaagatctctacaagtcacagaattagtgttatagagaagtcattcgagaactcagaaagacctatcaaGAACTgaggaattgtctatcgagaactcaggaaatgttattggagatattgacaagtcagatacccattcgagaactcagagatatcgacaagtatacattcattagagaactctgagttatcgataatccaaagtccattagagaactctgagttatcgataaaccaaaattcactagagaattcagagttgtcgataagtcaagtcaacaatgaagtttcagagagatcgacaagccaacatgcctatcgagatgtcgagttctctacagcttaattggagatctcgaagtaaagaaatttctctaagtacagaattgcagaacagctcaatatccaaggttgtaaatcaacaaacaattcacacagctggattgacaagtctacaaaaagcagcttgagagatgtgcaagattaatggtaaagattaactgacaaaggaagattaaagtgatcacgggatgctaaagatatgctaagccagaaatggaagatctgtttttctataaatagaaatgacaagtgacagtttagaaaagctaatagcatgtcttattacacactgtgtaaaccagcagttaactgagttataaagttaacactggtccttagtcagtagtagaaatttagatagaaaatcttgtattctctctcaagaaagaagctaagttctaaaccaagaacttagagattttgtagcaaaacactacttgatttttaatataaaattaagtgagttttaaagatctttgttttaaatatttgcattgttatttatgtttaacatctattctaccaaatcattgataacaaccaactactaaagccaaagtcgatcaaaaagtaaacatttaagccaaaacacattcaccccccctctgtgttgtattcatatctaacacaTGAGATAACATAATATAAATCATTTATAATCCGACACATCACTCTAATTCAAATCACTTAGGCCctgtttggtattgctgttgcagacagTTTCAACAGTTTTTTGCTGAAAAGCTGTCAGACAGGtgtttggtaaattttaaaaACTGTTGTCTGGAAAATCATTTTTGGTTTGTTAGCAAAAGTATGTCCCCCATATTTTTCGAAAAAGTTATTTTCAGTTTTTACAGAAAGTAGCTATCAGTTTCTATTAGTTTCACCATCAAATCCTcccaaaaatattatttttattatatctcaaaatatgcataaattaagaaaatattaccaaacagtcatctaattttCCTGACAGCACTTTTTTCACCAGCATTTTTTCTCACAACACAGCAGTTTTTAACAACAATGCTAAACGGAGTCTTAGTTAGCTCCGAACTTTATTAAAACAAACTAAACTAGGCCTGTCAAAAAAATTCGgaaaatccgatattcgtccaAAAAATCCGCATCCGTATCCgagaaaaagcggatattatccttatccgagaaaaagcggatattatccgtatccgaattcgggatattcgaatccgaaactaaatacatatatgatatttaaattatataaatatataattatatgtaatttaaaatttatttttttagtttatagtgtgtgtaaatatattaaatactacgtttatacaaattttatataattatatacatACTTTATACATATGTAAATATATTATTTGTATTTTAATCATAGAAAATGTTCTATAATCATTGTCAAAACGGTAGGGGcaacaaaaaaattcaaaaaatccgatattcgttcgaaatatccgcattcgtatccgagaaaaaacggatattatccgtatctgAAATAAAAcagatattatccgtattcgaatccgatAATTGCGGATGCGAATACGATATAGCCATTGTCAGCCCCAAACTAAACCATCCAAACCATCCACACGCTTCGTCGTTGATTACACAATTCATTTGCTCGGAGAAGTGTAGCACTATCTTTTTTTTTACCACAAAagaaaatgattttattgaatcaAATCATTACATAAAATAGAAAGGAACCCGGATGGGTATTTTTCCTTCCTCCACCTACGATCGGCTAAAGAAGAACTATAACTCGCTAGATAGTGAGCTACGTTATTTGCAGATCGTTTTACAAATCTTAACATCACATTTTGATTTTTCAAGCCTAGTAAAAGCTCTCGACATTGATTAATTACTCTCCCCAAGTATGAAAGAGCAACAAAAGAGCTACGAATCCATTGAACCACTGCTAGGCAGTCCGTTTCGACGATAACATCTTGATTTTGCTCCTTTTTTACCCAACTAAGAGCTTCGCGAATCCCCATTGCCTCAGCCAAATCTGGAGATACAATACCTGGATTGCACCTGGACATTGCTTCGACTAACGCACCATTATGATCTCGAACAACCTGGGCATGGCTGTATCTGTGCAGACTACTGAAAATTGCTGTGTCAGTATTAACCTTAATTCTGTCATACGTTGGAGCTTGCCAAGCTACTCGACCATCTTCAGGTGTCATAAACCCTAAAGAGGCATCGGAAGTTTTGTCTTGGATGAATTGCCACTGATTAAGGACAGATAATGCCGACGAAACCACTTCTGAAGCATCTAGACACTTTTGATTCCACACCAAATCATTGCGATTTTTCCACAACATCCAACAAACCATTACTGCAGATATGATTTTTTCCTTGGTGCTATGTTCGAAGACTGTGTGAAGCCAATCTCCAAACGTTTGAAGATCATTGCGTATAGATGGGAGAGCAACTGACTGCCAGCAATTCTCTGCAAACGGACACAAAACCAACGTGTACAATATTGACTCTGCTGCATTATTACAAACTGGGCAAACATTATTAACACGAACATGTTTAGCATGCAGCAAATCTTTAGTAGGCAGACAGTTATTCACAGCTCTCCACAAGAAAGTTTTAACTTTTGGTGGTAACTTTAGATTCCACAATTTTCTCCAAAAGCCTGAGTTGTCTTCCTGGATACCCCTCTTTGCATTTTGAAGAACTGCATAAGCACTTTTGACTGAGTAAGTGCCCATTTTTTCATGTCTCCAATACCAATTATCTTCAATCTCGTCACCCAGAGGGATGGAAAAGATAAGATTAGCATCTCTGTCATTAAACATGTCATTGATCAGGTCTACATCCCATTGCCTGTCACCTATAACCATAAGAGAAGACACCTTTTGATGCAGGAGAGCCTCACTGTTAGTCTGAACGTATGGATCATTAACATCTGGAAGCCAAGGGACATCCTTGATGAATAAAGATTGTCCATCTCCAACACGGCAAGAACAACCTTGCTTGATTAGACTCTGGGCTTCAAACACACTTCTCCAAACATAACTTGGATTGCTGCCTATTTGAGCTGTGAGAAAGGAATCTGATGGATAATATCTGGCCTTAAAGATTTGAGATACCAGTTTATTTGGGTGAACTAGTAATCTCCAGGCCTGTTTACCAAGCAAAGCGACGTTAAAATCTCTAACATTTCGAAAGCCCATTCCACCTTCGCTTTTTCTCAAACCCAATCTTTCCCATGACATCTAGTGAATCGACCTCTCCTTGGATGAGTTTGTTCTCCACCAATACTTACACATAGACCTTTCCAGTTCTTTACACGTCTCCACAGGTAGAAGAAAAACACTCATAGTGTAGTTAGGCAAAGTTTGTGCGACTGTTTTGATCAAAATTTCCTTGCCTCCCTTTGACAGATTTTTCTTATCATAGCCCTATAGTCTATCTTGCAATCTCTCCTTAATGTACCCGAATACTGCAGTTTTTTTCCTGTGTAAAAAGCAGGGGATACCCAAATACGTACTATTTTCACTTGCCTCCCTAAATCCCAACTGGTAACAGAAATCCTCTTTCAAAGAAGCACAAACATTTCGACTAAAAATGACAGAGGACTTATCAATATTAACTTGCTGCCCCGATGCCCTTTCAAAAACACTGAGCATTGTTTGAACTTGTTTGGCACAATCTACATTTGCTTTACAGAAGATATAGCAATCATCTGCAAATAACATATGAGTAACAGATGGGGCAGTTCGAGCTACCTTAATTCCTTGTATCATACCTCTGCTTTCATACCGTTGAATAAAAGAAGTGAGACCTTCAATGCATATTAAAAATAGATATGAAGAAAGAGGGTCACCCTGTCTGATGCCTCGTGATGGTGTAATCGAACCAAAAACTCTTCCAGCATGAGCTATTTGATAAGTTACTGAGGATATGCATGCCATGTATAATCTTATAACTTTTGGATCAAAACCCAGCCTAGCCAAAACAGCTGCAAGGAATCCCCATTCAACACGATCATAAGCCTTACTCATGTCCACCTTGAGGGCCATCCAACCTTGTTTACCTGTAGACTTTCTTTTCATAAAGTGCATTAGCTCATGAGCTATCATAACATTGTCCGTTATGAGTCTCCCAGGTATAAAGGCGCTCTGATTATCAGAAATGACAAAATCAATAATGCTTTTAAGTCTATTCGCCAATACCTTCGAAATAACTTTGTAAATCACATTACAAAGAGAGATTGGTCGAATATCTGTCATTACCTGTGGATTCTTTTTCTTTGGGATTAAAGCTATATTAGTATGCACCAGCTGCTCATCCACTATTTCAGTGTCAAAAAATCGTCTAACCACACTCACCACGTCCTTACTGACCACACCCCAATACTTCTGATAAAACCCAGGTGTCATACCATCTGGACCTGGACTTTTGTCCGGATGCATATGAAACAAAGCTCTCTTAACTTCGATCTCTGTCACGGGACTCAGCAAGAATTCATTCTGTTCTGCGGTAACCTTATTGTTCATGCCCTGGACCACTTCGCTCCACTCTGTAACAGAAGCCTTAAACAGAGTTGAAAAATACTCTGTTATGACATTCTCCAATCCTGAATTCCAATCTACCTCTTGGCCTTCATTGTTCCTGAGACTTCTGATTTGATTAATAGAACACCTATTCTTCCCCGAAGCATGAAAATACTTACTATTTTGGTCCCCTTCTCTAAGCCACAATTGCTTAGATCTTTGGCGCCAAAAGACTTCTTGTTGAGTATAAATTTCAGACAGCTTTTTCTGTTCTTCCTTTAACACTGCTATCGAGTTACTGTCACGCCTACCCTTCAATAATTTTATAGTCTTCTTGCACTGATTAATTCTGTTCTTAAAGCTTCCTGTTATTTCACGACCCCAACTTGACAGAATTTCTGAGCATTCTTTAATTTTTGCATAAAAAGAAACACTCGCACCACTACTCCAAACATCTTCCACTATTTTCTGACACATAGGCTCCCTTAACCAAGCGTTCTCGAACCTGAAAACTCGCTTTTGAATTACAATGCTTGCCTTATGAATTTCCAACAGAATAGGGCAATGATCTGATGTTGAAACCTCAAGATTTATCAACTTGACATTTGGAAAGATGTTCAAAAAACTAGTCGAGACTAAAGCTCAATCCAGTCTCACTTCTATCCAATCTCCAGTTCCAGCTCCCCTCTCCCAAGTAAACGGGTAGCCATCCAAGTCCAAATCTGTTAAGCTACAATCTTCTATTACATCACGAAAACCCTGTATTAACCACTGAGGGTAAGGTCTACCACCTTGCTTATCAGCCTGAGAGAGCACATTATTCATGTCACCAATTAAACACCAAGGATCAGTGTTTATACTTGATAACATACGAATCATATCCCATGTCTCTTTCCTTTTCTGTCTGTCAGGCTCTCCGTACACACCAGTTAATCTAAATTCATCTCCATCTTTATTCTTCACAAAAACGTCTATATGATTCTTGTTAAAAGTTCTCAAAGTCACCTCATTTTGAAATCGCCACAGCAATGCAATTCCACCACTATGACCTTGAGTTTCCACTACCATCTTTCCTTCAAAATTTACAGCCTGCTGAAACTTCTCAACTGTTACTTGCTTGCATAAAATTTCACTTAAAAAGATAAAATCGGGTCTCTTTTGGAGAACAAACTCCTTTAGGAATTGAAACGCCCACGGGGTCCCAAGCCCATGGCAATTCCAGCTCAAAATACTCATGATGGAAGGCGAGCACCCCCATGGATACTCGCCACATACACGTTTTTTGACCCGTTATTATTATCCAAACTTCCATCTCGAACCTCTGTTAATTCTGCACTCTCAGATTCCATAAATACATTTTTGTTGAGGCCCATATTACTACTAGTATCCAACCCATCATCTGTTCTCCTCTTTTTTATTTCGATAGAATTTGTGTCCCTCTTATTTAAATGCTCCGAAATTCTCTGAGGATCTGTTACGATATTGTTACCATAAGTGTTTCCCGCTTCTGAATTCAAATTTTGAATATTGCTAATCCCTGAATTTCCTCCATGCCCAACTATCTCCATGTTTTCTGGAGTTGATTTTGGATCTTGATTAGTGCCATCGTTATCCTTCCTTTCCGTTCCTGCACTTGTCTCACCAATGTCTGTCCCGTTGCGAAGTCATCTTGCACCTATTGGTTTGACTTGATTTCTGAACGGAGCCCTCATCCAAGAACCATATGGTTTAGCAATGTCATCACCTGCTACTTCGAAGAGCTTGCTGCAGAATCTATCAGAA
It contains:
- the LOC141719411 gene encoding uncharacterized protein LOC141719411, coding for MSILSWNCHGLGTPWAFQFLKEFVLQKRPDFIFLSEILCKQVTVEKFQQAVNFEGKMVVETQGHSGGIALLWRFQNEVTLRTFNKNHIDVFVKNKDGDEFRLTGVYGEPDRQKRKETWDMIRMLSSINTDPWCLIGDMNNVLSQADKQGGRPYPQWLIQGFRDVIEDCSLTDLDLDGYPFTWERGAGTGDWIEVRLD